Proteins encoded by one window of Ovis canadensis isolate MfBH-ARS-UI-01 breed Bighorn chromosome 14, ARS-UI_OviCan_v2, whole genome shotgun sequence:
- the CYB5B gene encoding cytochrome b5 type B, translated as MATVVASGGDGKEQGVETSVTYYRLEEVAKRNSSKDIWLVIHGRVYDVSRFLDEHPGGEEVLMEQAGGDATESFEDVGHSSDAREMLKQYYIGDVHPNDLKPGGGSKEPPKSNTCKSYWSYWIFPIVGAILLGFLYRYYMAESKSS; from the exons ATGGCGACTGTGGTAGCAAGCGGCGGCGATGGAAAAGAGCAAGGAGTCGAGACTTCCGTCACGTATTACCGACTGGAGGAGGTGGCGAAGCGCAACTCCTCGAAGGACATATGGCTGGTGATCCACGGGCGAGTCTACGATGTCAGCCGCTTTCTTGACGAG CATCCTGGTGGAGAAGAGGTTCTGATGGAACAAGCTGGAGGAGATGCAACTGAAAGCTTTGAAGATGTAGGCCACTCCTCAGACGCCAGAGAAATGCTCAAGCAGTACTACATTGGTGACGTGCACCCG AATGACCTTAAACCTGGAGGTGGTAGCAAG GAACCTCCGAAAAGCAATACGTGCAAAAG CTACTGGTCGTATTGGATCTTCCCCATCGTGGGTGCTATTCTCTTAGGTTTTCTGTATCGTTACTACATGGCGGAGAGCAAGTCCTCCTGA